The Stomoxys calcitrans chromosome 3, idStoCalc2.1, whole genome shotgun sequence genome includes a region encoding these proteins:
- the LOC106092052 gene encoding alpha-aminoadipic semialdehyde synthase, mitochondrial, with protein sequence MMRLLQSRAAAFCKKEGLTMSFNRWRHHGRVIAIRREDQSVWERRAALGPTHVQKLVKQGVKVIVQPSNRRAYPMQAYLQSGAIIQEDISEASVIFGVKQVPIDALIPGKTYCFFSHTIKAQESNMPLLDAILEKKIRLIDYERIIDESGARQVAFGKYAGVAGMVNILHGIGLRLLALGHHTPFMHIGPPHNYRNSSMARQAIRDCGYEIALGMMPKSIGPLTFVFTGSGNVSQGAQEVFQELPIEYVPPEMLRKVAEHGSQNKLYGCEVSRSDHLERREGGGFDAKEYDEFPERYISTFSQKIAPYASVIVNGIYWAVGSPKLMSIPDAKNLLRPANTPWLPTSKGSPSLPHRMLAICDISADPGGSIEFMNECTTIDTPFCLYDADRNKDTKSFKGPGVLVCSIDNMPTQLPREATDMFGELLTPFVSDIIKSDAKKSLEQEEFSYPIKSAIIASNGKLTDNYQYIQELREANNLRSRHKIEGQPDSNKKVLVLGAGMVSAPLVEWLHREKDVSITVCSQIKDEADRLASQYAGVNGIYLNVTEGTDHLQELCGKADVVVSLLPYSLHGMVARSCVDEKTHMVTASYVNDEISALHDEARRNGVTIMNEVGLDPGIDHLLALECIHEAQEKGGVIESFVSYCGGLPAPEHSDNALRYKFSWSPRGVLLNTLSAAKYLSKGQIVEISGGGDLMSNPKNLNFLPGFALEGFPNRDSTKYSDLYGLGRDIHTLLRGTIRYKGFSESIQPMQLLGLIDTEPHAMLHPSGPDVTWRQLVIHMLGLVDSSIFYENLKQKLVERIGDSDCLESLGLLEDTPVVKLNTPLDTLSHYLANRLAFEPNERDLVVLRHEVGIRWQDGRREERGINFVVYGQPQGHSAMAMTVGKPAAIAAKMILDGEIQERGVVLPFTRDIYRPMLQRLRAEGLHATETSKWIQ encoded by the exons ATGATGCGCTTATTGCAGTCTCGTGCAGCGGCATTCTGTAAAAAAGAAGGCCTAACCATGTCCTTCAACAGATGGCGTCAT CATGGACGAGTTATAGCCATACGACGTGAAGACCAATCTGTGTGGGAAAGGAGAGCTGCCCTGGGTCCTACACATGTCCAGAAATTGGTTAAGCAAGGCGTCAAGGTCATCGTACAACCCTCAAACCGGAGGGCCTATCCAATGCAG GCTTATCTACAATCAGGTGCCATCATCCAGGAAGACATTAGCGAGGCCTCGGTGATATTCGGTGTCAAACAAGTGCCCATCGATGCTCTAATACCGGGTAAAACCTACTGTTTCTTCTCGCACACCATCAAGGCTCAGGAGTCGAATATGCCTCTGTTGGATGCCATCTTGGAGAAGAAAATTCGTTTGATCGACTACGAGCGCATCATCGATGAAAGTGGCGCCCGACAGGTGGCATTTGGCAAATATGCTGGTGTGGCTGGCATGGTGAATATTTTGCATGGCATTGGCTTGCGTCTACTGGCCCTGGGTCATCATACACCGTTCATGCATATTGGCCCTCCACACAATTATCGGAATTCGTCAATGGCGCGCCAAGCGATTCGTGATTGTGGCTATGAAATTGCCTTAGGTATGATGCCCAAATCAATTGGTCCCCTAACATTTGTGTTCACCGGTTCGGGTAATGTGTCCCAGGGAGCCCAGGAGGTATTTCAGGAACTGCCAATTGAATACGTGCCTCCGGAAATGCTGAGGAAGGTAGCCGAACATGGAA GCCAAAACAAGCTGTATGGCTGCGAAGTCAGTCGCTCCGACCATTTGGAAAGACGTGAAGGTGGAGGTTTTGATGCGAAGGAGTATGATGAGTTTCCCGAACGCTACATCTCTACATTCAGTCAGAAGATAGCTCCTTATGCCTCGGTCATAGTGAATGGCATTTATTGGGCTGTGGGTAGTCCCAAGCTCATGAGCATACCAGATGCCAAGAATCTACTGCGCCCTGCCAATACTCCTTGGCTGCCGACCAGCAAGGGAAGCCCCTCCTTGCCACATCGCATGCTGGCTATCTGTGATATTTCCGCAGATCCTGGTGGTTCTATTGAGTTCATGAATGAATGCACCACCATTGATACTCCTTTTTGTCTGTACGATGCGGATCGCAATAAGGACACAAAGAGCTTCAAAGGACCCGGTGTTCTGGTCTGCTCCATAGACAATATGCCCACACAACTGCCACGCGAAGCCACTGACATGTTTGGCGAATTGTTGACACCCTTTGTAAGCGACATCATAAAGAGTGATGCCAAGAAGTCCTTGGAGCAAGAGGAATTCTCCTATCCCATCAAGTCg GCCATTATTGCCAGCAATGGTAAGTTGACGGATAATTATCAATACATTCAGGAGCTACGTGAAGCCAACAA CCTTCGTTCACGTCACAAGATCGAAGGCCAACCAGACAGCAACAAGAAAGTTTTGGTCTTGGGTGCCGGTATGGTTTCTGCTCCATTGGTAGAATGGTTGCACCGTGAAAAGGATGTCTCCATTACAGTTTGTTCCCAAATCAAGGACGAAGCAGACCGCTTGGCCAGCCAATATGCAGGTGTAAATGGCATTTATCTTAATGTGACCGAAGGCACCGATCATCTGCAAGAGCTTTGCGGCAAGGCCGATGTCGTTGTTTCGTTACTGCCCTACAGTCTTCATGGCATGGTGGCCCGCAGCTGTGTGGATGAGAAGACTCACATGGTCACCGCCAGTTATGTCAACGATGAGATAAGTGCGCTGCATGATGAGGCTCGCCGCAATGGCGTGACGATCATGAACGAAGTAGGCCTTGATCCTGGCATTGATCACTTGTTGGCTTTGGAGTGTATTCACGAGGCCCAGGAAAAGGGTGGTGTTATCGAGTCATTTGTTAGCTACTGTGGTGGTCTGCCCGCACCTGAACATTCCGATAATGCTTTGCGTTACAAATTCTCTTGGTCTCCTCGGGGTGTGCTTTTGAATACACTCTCTGCGGCTAAGTACTTGAGCAAGGGCCAGATTGTGGAAATTTCCGGAGGTGGAGATCTCATGTCGAATCCCAAGAACTTGAATTTCCTACCCGGCTTTGCTCTTGAGGGCTTCCCCAATCGTGATTCCACAAAGTATTCAGATCTCTATGGCTTGGGTCGTGACATCCATACCCTGCTCAGAGGTACCATCCGCTACAAGGGCTTCTCCGAGTCCATTCAACCCATGCAGCTCTTGGGCCTGATCGACACTGAGCCTCATGCCATGTTACATCCCAGTGGTCCTGATGTAACCTGGCGTCAACTTGTCATCCACATGTTGGGTCTGGTGGACAGCagtattttctatgaaaacttgAAACAAAAGCTTGTGGAGCGTATTGGCGATTCGGACTGCTTAGAAAGCCTGGGCTTGCTTGAGGATACTCCAGTGGTGAAATTAAATACTCCCTTGGATACTTTGAGTCACTATCTGGCCAATCGCTTGGCATTTG AACCCAACGAGCGTGACTTGGTTGTTCTACGCCACGAGGTGGGAATTCGCTGGCAAGATGGACGTCGCGAAGAGCGCGGCATTAACTTTGTGGTTTATGGACAACCTCAAGGTCACTCGGCCATGGCTATGACCGTCGGCAAACCTGCCGCTATTGCTGCCAAAATGATTCTGGATGGAGAGATTCAAGAGCGTGGCGTTGTACTGCCCTTCACTCGCGATATCTACCGACCAATGCTGCAACGCCTGCGTGCCGAAGGTCTACATGCCACCGAGACTTCAAAATGGATTCAATAA